The following proteins come from a genomic window of Diorhabda carinulata isolate Delta chromosome X, icDioCari1.1, whole genome shotgun sequence:
- the LOC130900759 gene encoding uncharacterized protein LOC130900759, protein MKKLVLASFILLFATIQYINGDEKLQNCARKLVDKIKQFDPFSRPSCINDYQLQQIKTYFDAVEAISDKIPEKCKAITSDNIGECLQIVRNTFVNQSNEINQAAAQGFQIMSNTLSECFKQMTNKFSNLNEYVLNGCE, encoded by the exons ATGAAGAAACTAGTACTGGCCAGCTTTATACTATTGTTTGCTACAATCCag TATATTAACGGTGACGAGAAGCTGCAAAATTGTGCTAGAAAATTGGTAGATAAAATCAAACAGTTTGATCCTTTTTCTAGACCCAGTTGTATAAACGATTACCAGCTGCAGCAAATAAAAACGTACTTTGATGCAGTAGAAGCTATAAGCGacaaaattccagaaaaatgtAAGGCAATTACATCGGATAACATTGGAGAATGCCTTCAGATTGTAAGAAATACCTTTGTGAATCAGAGTAACGAAATAAATCAGGCTGCAGCTCAGGGGTTCCAGATTATGAGCAATACTTTAAGCGAATGCTTCAAACAGATGACGAATAAATTCTCTAATTTAAACGAGTATGTCTTGAACGGAtgtgaataa